The following are from one region of the Kwoniella dendrophila CBS 6074 chromosome 6, complete sequence genome:
- a CDS encoding phosphoadenosine phosphosulfate reductase, whose translation MSDNEILTPQYTPEQIEKFNIELEDKSPQDILKWAIDNLDGLYQTTAFGLTGTAALDMISKISQEREEIHLVPLIFLDTLHHFPETVQLSKTASENYLAEMHVYTPPGVSTTEEFSNKYGKKLWETDESSYDYLVKVEPAARAYKELGVKAIITGRRKSQGSDRSSLKVLEIDERGLIKVNPLINWNFKQVKEYIDKENVPYNPLLDQGYKSIGDVHSTAPPDPNSVNNDAGERSGRWQGKSKTECGLHTNYFEMKKKFEQKAKEAESK comes from the exons ATGTCAGATAACGAAATACTCACACCTCAGTACACCCCAGAACAAATCGAAAAATTCAATATcgaattagaagataaatcaccCCAAGATATCTTAAAATGGGCtattgataatttggatGGTTTATACCAAACCACTGCTTTCGGATT AACAGGTACAGCAGCTTTAGATATGATATCAAAGATATCGCAGGAAAGGGAAGAGATACATTTAGTACCTTTG ATATTTTTAGATACTTTACATCATTTCCCAGAGACCGTTCAATTATCCAAAACAGCTTCAGAGAATTATTTAGCTGAAATGCACGTATATACACCACCTGGAGTATCAACAACagaagaattttcaaatAAATATGGTAAAAAATTATGGGAAACAGATGAATCTTCATATGATTATTTAGTTAAAGTTGAACCTGCTGCTAGAGCATAtaaagaattaggtgtaaaAGCAATTATAacaggtagaagaaaatcaCAAGGTTCAGATAGATCATCATTAAAAGTtttagaaattgatgaaagaggtttaatTAAAGTTAATCCTTTGATTAATTGGAATTTTAAACAAGTTAAAGAATATATCGATAAAGA AAACGTACCGTACAATCCACTTTTAGATCAAGGTTATAAATCAATTGGTGATGTACATTCGACTGCACCACCAGATCCAAATTCAGTTAATAATGATGCAGGAGAAAGAAGTGGTAGATGgcaaggtaaatcaaaaacTGAATGTGGTTTACATACAAATTACTttgaaatgaagaagaaatttgaacaaaaagctaaagaggCGGAATCCAAATGA